A genomic window from Desulfobacterales bacterium includes:
- the cobK gene encoding precorrin-6A reductase yields the protein MILLIGGTTEAVPIARALLKVGFNVLLSTATEMPPRGRLPARLLRRTGMLNAEGLAELICTRGICAVVDATHPYAAATSVNAWHACRQTGIPYVAFDRPSTIGASFDGIFRAENHAEAAALACSFRHPVLLTIGVRNLSPYVSAARQQGIPLVARVLNHPSSLAECRRAGLTTEEIVCANGPFSVTENASLIMRHHIGVLVTKDSGDAGGVRTKIIAAQTSKCRVVVIRRPARPQAGYPSIAALLKAIQTIFPGC from the coding sequence GTGATATTGCTGATAGGAGGAACCACCGAGGCCGTTCCCATCGCTCGCGCGCTTTTGAAAGTGGGCTTTAACGTGCTGCTCTCGACGGCGACTGAAATGCCTCCCCGCGGCAGGCTGCCGGCCCGCTTGTTGCGGCGAACCGGGATGCTGAATGCGGAAGGACTTGCGGAATTGATTTGCACGCGGGGAATTTGCGCCGTGGTCGATGCGACACATCCCTATGCCGCCGCGACAAGCGTCAATGCCTGGCATGCCTGCCGACAAACGGGAATTCCCTATGTGGCCTTTGATCGCCCAAGCACCATCGGGGCGTCATTCGACGGCATTTTCCGGGCGGAAAATCACGCGGAAGCGGCGGCTCTGGCCTGCTCGTTCAGGCACCCCGTGCTGTTGACCATCGGGGTTCGCAACCTTTCCCCCTACGTTTCAGCCGCCCGGCAACAGGGAATACCGCTTGTGGCCCGCGTGTTGAATCATCCGTCCTCCCTGGCCGAATGCCGCCGCGCAGGCCTGACCACGGAAGAGATCGTCTGCGCCAACGGCCCTTTTTCCGTAACGGAGAATGCCTCACTGATCATGAGGCATCATATCGGCGTTTTGGTAACCAAGGATAGCGGCGACGCCGGCGGGGTTCGGACCAAAATCATCGCCGCTCAAACATCCAAGTGCCGGGTGGTGGTGATTCGACGCCCGGCTCGCCCCCAGGCAGGCTACCCCTCCATCGCCGCTCTCCTGAAAGCCATTCAAACCATCTTTCCGGGCTGCTAA
- the cbiE gene encoding precorrin-6y C5,15-methyltransferase (decarboxylating) subunit CbiE has product MAVKLTIVGCGPGAPEYLTVAGRQAIAGAEVLVGAPRLLTLFATPAHEKITFEADIDGLIAVIAARRPHAAIAVLVSGDPGLCSLAGSLLRRLGRDTCDVIPGVSSVQLAFARLGLDWRDARILSAHTSIPDATAADLAAFNAIVILAGHRHAKDWIADLAEAFGNTRTLVVCEDLTLQSEKIYRVPAAAFRRLEISTRTIVLLLKKDMDI; this is encoded by the coding sequence ATGGCGGTAAAGCTAACGATTGTGGGATGCGGCCCCGGCGCTCCGGAATATTTGACCGTGGCAGGCAGGCAAGCTATCGCGGGGGCCGAGGTTCTAGTGGGAGCGCCCCGGTTGCTGACTCTCTTTGCCACGCCGGCCCATGAAAAAATTACCTTTGAGGCCGACATTGACGGCTTGATAGCGGTCATTGCTGCTCGGCGTCCCCATGCGGCCATCGCGGTCCTGGTAAGCGGTGATCCCGGACTCTGCAGCCTGGCGGGATCACTGCTTCGCCGGTTGGGACGAGACACCTGTGACGTGATTCCCGGCGTCAGTTCGGTTCAACTGGCCTTTGCGCGTCTGGGACTTGATTGGCGCGACGCCCGGATTCTCTCCGCTCACACCAGCATTCCCGATGCGACGGCGGCGGACCTGGCCGCCTTCAACGCAATTGTGATTCTCGCGGGACACCGGCACGCGAAGGATTGGATTGCCGACTTGGCGGAGGCCTTTGGGAACACGCGCACCCTGGTCGTGTGCGAGGACTTGACCCTTCAAAGTGAAAAGATTTACCGGGTTCCGGCCGCGGCGTTCCGCCGGCTCGAGATCTCCACCCGAACCATCGTGCTGCTTCTGAAAAAGGATATGGACATATGA
- the cobM gene encoding precorrin-4 C(11)-methyltransferase, translating into MKVYFVGAGPGDPDLLTRKAERLLRTSRICIYAGSLVSPAIIGLLPPSAEMHDSAGLTHAQVIDLMREAQQREMDVVRLHTGDPTLYSAIGEQISDLQRHGIACEVVPGISAFQAAAAALCWELTIPEMTQSIVLTRTPGRTPVPASETLERFAETGATLCLFLSIHDIERFAKMLTGYYGKNCPAAVVYHASWPDEQIVRGTLADIAEKVTAAGITKTALFMVRREPQGARSRLYAPDFAHGYRGDGK; encoded by the coding sequence ATGAAAGTTTATTTTGTCGGCGCCGGACCGGGAGACCCCGACCTGTTGACCCGGAAAGCCGAACGGCTCTTGCGAACGTCCCGAATTTGCATCTACGCGGGCTCCCTGGTCAGTCCGGCGATTATCGGCCTTTTGCCGCCGTCGGCCGAAATGCATGATTCCGCGGGACTCACCCACGCGCAGGTGATCGACTTGATGCGAGAAGCCCAGCAAAGAGAGATGGATGTCGTGCGGCTTCACACGGGTGACCCCACCCTCTATAGCGCCATCGGCGAGCAGATAAGCGACTTGCAACGTCACGGCATCGCCTGCGAGGTGGTTCCGGGGATAAGCGCCTTTCAGGCGGCCGCAGCCGCCCTTTGCTGGGAGCTGACCATTCCGGAAATGACACAAAGCATCGTGCTCACCCGAACGCCAGGGCGGACGCCCGTGCCGGCCTCGGAAACCCTCGAGCGATTCGCCGAAACCGGCGCCACACTATGCCTCTTTCTGTCCATCCATGATATTGAGCGGTTTGCGAAAATGCTCACCGGGTATTACGGTAAAAATTGCCCGGCCGCGGTGGTCTATCACGCCTCGTGGCCGGATGAGCAAATTGTCCGGGGCACGCTTGCCGACATCGCGGAGAAAGTGACCGCAGCCGGCATCACCAAAACAGCGCTCTTTATGGTTCGGCGGGAGCCGCAGGGAGCCAGGTCGCGTCTCTACGCGCCCGATTTTGCTCACGGCTATCGCGGGGATGGAAAGTAA
- the cbiD gene encoding cobalt-precorrin-5B (C(1))-methyltransferase CbiD, with protein MKKELRWGFTTGACAAAAGKAALCGLMGHPDPAEEIDIPFPNGERHSLPISFVRPKDGGGEAGVLKDAGDDPDITHGALVIAHVDWDKSGDITFIAGEGIGTVTKKGLSIPPGEPAITPGPKAMIRAALREVTDRPVRITLSIPGGREMALKTYNPRLGIVNGLSVLGTTGRVRPFSCKALTCSIDCELNVAGAAGVNAPVLVPGHIGERSARNHLALAAEQLIEVGNEWGFVLARLARHPFTHALLWGHPGKLAKLADGQWDTHSSRSGPPLDLVRRIGKLLNMPNLEGHKTTEGLFAARKATEQHRLAEAVSTAIAHAASAKAAGEIQFSVALVNMAGDILGTYGDMKPWR; from the coding sequence ATGAAGAAGGAATTAAGATGGGGATTCACCACGGGAGCCTGCGCCGCAGCCGCGGGCAAGGCCGCGTTGTGCGGCCTGATGGGGCACCCGGACCCCGCGGAAGAAATAGACATTCCCTTTCCCAACGGCGAACGCCACTCCCTGCCCATTTCCTTTGTGCGGCCAAAGGACGGCGGCGGGGAAGCGGGTGTGCTCAAAGACGCGGGAGATGATCCGGATATCACGCATGGCGCGCTGGTGATCGCCCATGTCGACTGGGACAAAAGCGGCGACATCACGTTTATCGCGGGTGAGGGCATCGGCACCGTCACCAAAAAGGGGCTAAGCATTCCGCCCGGAGAGCCCGCCATCACCCCCGGTCCCAAGGCCATGATTCGGGCCGCCCTTCGGGAAGTTACCGACCGGCCGGTTCGAATCACCCTTTCCATTCCGGGGGGCCGTGAAATGGCCCTGAAGACCTACAATCCGCGGCTCGGCATTGTCAATGGGCTCTCGGTTCTCGGCACCACGGGCAGGGTCAGGCCGTTTAGCTGCAAGGCATTGACCTGCTCGATCGATTGCGAGCTGAATGTCGCAGGGGCAGCCGGGGTAAACGCCCCCGTGCTGGTGCCGGGGCATATCGGAGAGCGCTCGGCGCGCAACCATCTTGCCCTTGCCGCCGAGCAACTGATCGAAGTGGGCAATGAATGGGGGTTCGTGCTGGCGCGCCTTGCCCGCCATCCCTTTACCCACGCCCTTCTCTGGGGGCACCCGGGAAAGCTCGCCAAGCTGGCGGACGGTCAATGGGACACCCATTCCTCTCGCTCAGGGCCTCCCCTTGACCTTGTCCGGCGAATCGGCAAGTTGCTGAATATGCCGAATCTCGAAGGGCACAAAACCACTGAAGGGCTCTTTGCCGCACGGAAAGCCACCGAACAACACCGGCTAGCCGAGGCCGTGAGCACTGCCATCGCCCATGCCGCCTCAGCAAAGGCTGCGGGCGAAATTCAATTCTCCGTGGCGCTGGTGAATATGGCGGGCGATATACTCGGAACCTATGGAGACATGAAACCATGGCGGTAA
- a CDS encoding cobalamin biosynthesis protein produces MPDIITLSPIGAEVARTLAASMPASRLHFHETVAEVRPAASFTRVAELVCALFSTTDGMVFIGPCGVMVRAVGPHLQSKFSDPPVVVVDVLARYAVSLLSGHEGGANDLCVRIANILGAEPVITTTSEAARTIIVGIGCRRHCAARAITEAVRWALHEAGATEKEVRFLATADIKAQEPGLIQAALDLGIPLRLIPSAQIRACRLEFTPTPLAKKKVNLPAVAEPSALLAGRRTALILPKMIRNGVTVALARENSL; encoded by the coding sequence ATGCCGGATATCATCACCCTTTCACCCATCGGCGCCGAGGTGGCGCGCACCCTCGCGGCAAGTATGCCGGCGAGCAGACTGCATTTTCATGAAACGGTTGCGGAGGTGCGACCTGCCGCATCCTTTACGCGCGTTGCGGAACTTGTCTGCGCACTTTTTTCAACGACCGACGGAATGGTTTTTATCGGGCCCTGCGGCGTGATGGTAAGGGCCGTGGGGCCGCATCTTCAGAGCAAGTTTTCGGATCCGCCGGTGGTCGTGGTGGATGTGCTCGCAAGATACGCCGTCAGTCTTCTAAGCGGTCATGAAGGCGGCGCCAACGACCTTTGCGTGAGAATAGCCAATATTCTCGGCGCCGAACCGGTGATCACCACGACCTCTGAAGCGGCCCGAACCATCATTGTCGGCATCGGGTGCCGCAGGCATTGCGCCGCCCGAGCCATTACCGAAGCGGTTCGTTGGGCGCTCCATGAAGCAGGGGCAACGGAAAAAGAGGTGCGCTTTCTCGCCACCGCCGATATCAAGGCTCAGGAGCCCGGATTGATTCAGGCGGCCCTGGATCTCGGCATTCCGCTTCGGCTGATTCCATCAGCGCAGATTCGAGCCTGCCGGCTGGAATTTACACCCACGCCCCTTGCGAAAAAAAAAGTCAATTTACCTGCAGTGGCCGAACCCTCGGCACTGCTGGCAGGAAGGAGGACGGCATTAATACTACCCAAAATGATACGAAACGGGGTGACCGTGGCCCTTGCCCGGGAAAACTCTTTGTAG
- a CDS encoding pyridoxamine 5'-phosphate oxidase family protein — translation MAKMTERMMEVFNKVPTAVLATAAADGTPNAVPVGAKKILNDETILISDQFFGKTLANMKANPNVALTYWEGHEGYQIKGTVTIETSGKRFEETAAWIADLGNRAGFPLTSKGAVILNISEIYGVAPGPGAGKKLA, via the coding sequence ATGGCAAAAATGACCGAACGCATGATGGAAGTGTTTAACAAAGTTCCCACGGCGGTTCTTGCCACCGCCGCCGCGGACGGCACCCCCAATGCCGTGCCCGTGGGCGCGAAAAAAATTCTGAATGATGAAACCATTCTGATTTCCGATCAGTTTTTCGGCAAAACCCTCGCCAACATGAAAGCCAATCCCAACGTGGCCCTGACTTACTGGGAGGGGCATGAAGGCTACCAGATCAAGGGCACCGTCACCATCGAGACATCGGGAAAACGATTTGAGGAAACCGCCGCATGGATTGCAGACCTGGGCAACCGGGCCGGGTTTCCCTTAACATCAAAGGGTGCGGTGATATTAAATATCTCTGAAATCTACGGTGTTGCGCCCGGACCTGGGGCCGGGAAAAAATTGGCTTAG
- the cobI gene encoding precorrin-2 C(20)-methyltransferase, translating into MTTGTLYGIGIGPGDPDLITVKGAALLSRCRHVVVPKASQSADSVALRIIQKHLHPAAIIHERVFPMVTHQETLQARWGESAACVASLLAQGEDVCFPTLGDTFLYSTYIYLVRSLRTIAPEARIVTIPGVAAFSAAAAATEFAVGEGKQPVTIIPAADDLTDLKHALNRSGTVVIMKVGRRLDAVLDLLEAHNALETGVFAAHVGMPEEHVETDLRKLRGRNAQTGYLSIILTKPGMEDSE; encoded by the coding sequence ATGACAACAGGAACACTTTACGGCATTGGCATCGGCCCGGGAGATCCGGACCTGATTACGGTTAAGGGGGCAGCGCTGCTTTCCCGATGCCGCCATGTCGTGGTACCCAAGGCATCACAATCCGCCGACAGTGTGGCGCTTCGCATTATTCAAAAGCATCTTCACCCAGCTGCTATAATTCATGAAAGGGTCTTTCCCATGGTGACGCACCAGGAGACGCTTCAAGCCCGGTGGGGAGAGTCCGCCGCCTGTGTCGCATCGTTACTGGCCCAGGGAGAAGATGTCTGTTTCCCGACGCTGGGCGACACCTTCCTTTATTCCACCTACATCTATCTTGTCCGATCGTTGCGAACTATCGCGCCCGAAGCGCGCATCGTGACCATTCCCGGTGTTGCCGCGTTCAGCGCCGCAGCCGCCGCCACCGAATTTGCGGTGGGCGAAGGCAAGCAGCCCGTCACCATCATTCCGGCCGCAGACGATTTGACGGACCTTAAACATGCGCTGAACCGAAGCGGCACAGTGGTCATCATGAAGGTCGGCCGTCGGCTCGATGCGGTGCTCGATCTGCTCGAAGCGCATAACGCGTTAGAAACAGGTGTGTTTGCCGCCCATGTCGGCATGCCGGAAGAACATGTGGAAACGGACCTTCGAAAGCTGCGGGGACGCAACGCGCAAACCGGTTACCTTTCCATCATTCTGACCAAACCGGGAATGGAGGATTCTGAATGA
- the cobJ gene encoding precorrin-3B C(17)-methyltransferase, with translation MGPGDAADRTHRAETAIAQSRVVVGYSPYLSNIADLIDGKERIATGMTREEARCRAAIERAYDGEIVALISSGDSGVYGMAGLSIEMAHRIAPGLTIEIIPGVSAANAAAAAMGAPLMLDYAVISLSDLLVPWDMIRHRLEAVAAADLVTALYNPRSNKRIHQIEEAVAIFLRNRPATTPAGVGTAVGLPEARIEITTLENLLSLEITMRSMVIIGNTHSQHIDGWFVTPRGYTL, from the coding sequence ATCGGTCCAGGAGACGCGGCCGATCGCACGCACCGCGCCGAAACCGCGATCGCCCAAAGCCGCGTGGTGGTGGGGTATTCCCCTTACCTTTCCAACATCGCAGACCTGATTGACGGCAAGGAACGGATCGCTACCGGCATGACCCGGGAAGAAGCGCGGTGCCGGGCCGCCATTGAGCGCGCTTATGATGGGGAAATCGTGGCCCTGATTTCTTCGGGTGATTCGGGTGTATACGGCATGGCAGGGCTATCCATCGAAATGGCGCATCGCATCGCACCCGGGCTGACGATCGAAATTATTCCCGGTGTTTCTGCTGCCAACGCCGCAGCCGCCGCCATGGGCGCACCACTCATGCTCGATTATGCGGTGATCAGCCTCAGCGATTTATTGGTGCCCTGGGACATGATTCGGCATCGTTTGGAAGCCGTCGCCGCCGCCGATCTGGTGACGGCGCTTTATAACCCGCGTTCCAATAAACGAATCCACCAGATAGAAGAAGCCGTGGCGATTTTTCTTCGCAATCGACCGGCCACGACACCCGCTGGCGTTGGAACGGCCGTTGGCCTGCCGGAAGCACGTATCGAAATCACCACCCTGGAAAACCTCTTGTCGCTCGAAATCACCATGCGAAGTATGGTGATTATCGGCAACACCCATTCACAACACATTGACGGCTGGTTTGTGACACCCCGGGGGTACACGCTGTGA